From Nitrobacter sp. NHB1, a single genomic window includes:
- a CDS encoding DUF2239 family protein, with protein MIHDPTSCFTAFEGQRRIVSGPLADVALAVKRAGTRTTDPIAIYSDATGRPIDLDLRGSDEEIAARLRRTLPVETAEACEASKPAEPRGRGRPKLGVVAREVTLLPRHWDWLSAQPGGASVALRKLVDEARRANGDRDRSRAARDAAYHFMSAMAGNLANFEEAARALFAGDRRRLAGLIAGWPDDIRDHIVKLAFGGAA; from the coding sequence ATGATTCACGACCCAACCTCCTGTTTCACCGCGTTCGAGGGCCAGCGGCGCATCGTCTCGGGTCCGCTTGCCGACGTCGCGCTTGCGGTCAAGCGCGCGGGCACGCGCACGACCGATCCGATCGCGATCTACAGCGACGCGACCGGGCGGCCGATCGACCTCGATCTGCGCGGGTCCGACGAGGAGATCGCGGCTCGCCTGCGGCGGACCTTGCCGGTCGAAACGGCGGAAGCCTGCGAGGCCTCCAAACCGGCCGAACCGCGCGGCCGCGGACGGCCGAAACTCGGCGTGGTCGCCCGCGAGGTGACGCTGCTGCCGCGGCACTGGGACTGGCTGAGCGCGCAGCCCGGCGGCGCGTCGGTCGCCTTGCGCAAGCTGGTCGACGAAGCGCGCCGCGCCAATGGCGACCGGGATCGCAGCCGTGCGGCACGCGACGCCGCCTATCACTTCATGTCCGCAATGGCGGGCAATCTTGCAAACTTCGAGGAGGCCGCGCGCGCGCTGTTCGCAGGCGACCGGCGGCGGCTGGCCGGCCTGATCGCCGGCTGGCCGGACGACATCCGCGATCACATCGTCAAGCTTGCTTTCGGCGGTGCCGCCTGA
- a CDS encoding MATE family efflux transporter produces the protein MTTARPLWRAYLAFLMPMMLSNVLQALFGTINGIYLGQMIGVDALAAASIFFPMMFFFISFIIGLGAGSSVLIGQAWGARAVGKAKAIAGTTLALTLLGGGVIAIGGGVFARDLMMALATPPNILDAATDYARIMMITMPATFTFLLATAMMRGVGDTVTPLWALAISTLIGLVVTPALIRGWFGLPELGVASAAVASAISAVVTLLWLGLHMRRMNHPLAPDAALLRAMRLDRELLGKVLRIGVPTAVQMVVMSLAEIVLLGIVNRFGSDATAAYGAVNQVLSYVQFPAISIAITASIFAAQAIGAGQTGRIGAIVRTGIWLNLLLTGGLVALGYLLSRIIIGLFITSPEVLDLAQTLLFIVLWSTVPFGMAGVFSATMRASGTVLVPTLLSILAIVAVEVPVAMVLSHRIGVEGVWIAYPAAFCTMMALQMAFYLMVWRKREIKRLI, from the coding sequence ATGACCACCGCGCGACCGCTGTGGCGGGCGTACCTCGCCTTCCTGATGCCGATGATGCTGAGCAATGTGCTTCAGGCGCTGTTCGGCACCATCAACGGCATCTACCTCGGCCAGATGATCGGCGTCGATGCGCTCGCCGCCGCCTCGATTTTCTTTCCGATGATGTTCTTCTTCATCTCCTTCATCATCGGGCTCGGCGCGGGCTCGTCGGTGCTGATCGGTCAGGCCTGGGGCGCGCGCGCCGTCGGCAAGGCCAAGGCGATCGCCGGAACCACGCTGGCTCTGACATTGCTCGGCGGCGGCGTGATCGCGATCGGCGGCGGCGTATTCGCGCGCGATCTGATGATGGCGCTGGCGACGCCGCCCAACATTCTCGACGCCGCGACCGACTACGCCCGCATCATGATGATCACCATGCCGGCGACGTTCACCTTCCTGCTCGCCACCGCGATGATGCGTGGGGTCGGCGACACCGTCACGCCGTTGTGGGCGCTTGCGATCTCGACGCTGATCGGGCTCGTGGTCACGCCGGCGCTGATCCGGGGGTGGTTCGGACTGCCCGAACTCGGCGTCGCCAGCGCCGCGGTCGCGTCCGCGATCTCGGCGGTCGTGACGCTGCTGTGGCTCGGATTGCACATGCGACGGATGAATCATCCGCTGGCGCCGGATGCAGCGCTTCTGCGCGCCATGCGGCTCGACCGCGAACTGCTCGGCAAGGTGCTGCGCATCGGAGTGCCCACCGCGGTGCAGATGGTGGTGATGTCGCTCGCGGAAATCGTCCTGCTCGGCATCGTCAACAGGTTCGGCTCCGACGCCACCGCCGCCTATGGCGCGGTCAACCAGGTGCTGAGCTATGTGCAATTCCCGGCGATCTCGATCGCCATCACCGCGTCGATCTTCGCGGCGCAGGCAATCGGCGCGGGCCAGACCGGGCGGATCGGCGCGATCGTCCGCACCGGGATCTGGCTCAACCTGCTTTTGACCGGCGGCCTTGTCGCGCTCGGCTATCTGCTGTCGCGGATCATCATCGGACTTTTCATCACCAGCCCCGAGGTGCTCGATCTGGCGCAGACGCTGCTGTTCATCGTGCTCTGGAGCACGGTTCCGTTCGGCATGGCCGGCGTGTTCTCGGCCACCATGCGCGCCAGCGGCACGGTGCTGGTGCCGACGCTACTGTCGATTCTCGCGATCGTCGCGGTCGAGGTGCCCGTTGCGATGGTCCTCAGCCATCGCATCGGCGTCGAGGGCGTCTGGATCGCCTATCCCGCCGCGTTCTGCACCATGATGGCGCTGCAAATGGCGTTTTACCTGATGGTCTGGCGCAAGCGCGAGATCAAGCGGCTGATCTGA
- the panE gene encoding 2-dehydropantoate 2-reductase, whose translation MRILVVGAGATGGYFGGRVLNAGQDVTFLVRPKRASELASAGLVVKSPLGDFTLKNPPTVQAGGLSESFDVVVLSCKAFDLDDAITSFAPAVGQRTAIIPLLNGMRHLETLDATFGRERVLGGLCSIAATLNDKREIVQLAPMQSLGFGERDGGTSDRVKAITEVFASGNCGSRPSDDIIQDMWEKWVFLATLAGATCLMRASIGQIVAAPGGRDFILSALDEIAGIAKAAGHAPREQFLTRTTAMLTAEGSPLTASMFRDIEAGARVEADQIIGDLISRAEAAKLPVPKLHTIYAHLKAYENRRG comes from the coding sequence ATGCGCATTCTCGTTGTGGGAGCCGGCGCGACCGGCGGCTATTTCGGCGGCAGAGTGCTCAACGCCGGTCAGGATGTCACCTTCCTGGTGCGCCCCAAACGCGCCTCTGAGCTGGCGAGCGCCGGTCTCGTCGTCAAGAGTCCGCTCGGCGACTTCACGCTGAAGAATCCGCCGACGGTGCAGGCCGGCGGCTTGAGCGAGAGCTTCGACGTCGTCGTGCTGAGCTGCAAGGCGTTCGATCTCGATGACGCGATCACGTCGTTCGCGCCCGCGGTCGGACAGCGGACGGCGATCATCCCGTTGCTCAACGGGATGCGGCACCTGGAGACGCTCGACGCGACATTCGGTCGTGAACGCGTGCTCGGCGGCCTGTGTTCGATCGCGGCCACGCTCAACGACAAGCGCGAGATCGTCCAGCTCGCGCCGATGCAGTCGCTCGGCTTCGGCGAGCGCGACGGCGGCACGAGCGACCGGGTCAAGGCCATCACTGAGGTCTTCGCCAGCGGCAATTGCGGATCGCGCCCGTCCGACGACATCATCCAGGACATGTGGGAGAAGTGGGTGTTTCTGGCGACGCTGGCCGGCGCCACCTGCCTGATGCGCGCGTCCATCGGACAGATCGTCGCCGCGCCCGGCGGCCGGGATTTCATCCTCAGCGCACTCGACGAAATCGCAGGGATCGCGAAGGCGGCCGGTCACGCGCCGCGCGAGCAATTCCTGACCCGCACCACGGCGATGCTGACGGCGGAGGGCTCGCCGCTGACCGCATCCATGTTCCGCGACATCGAAGCCGGTGCGCGGGTCGAGGCCGACCAGATCATCGGCGATCTCATCAGTCGCGCCGAGGCCGCGAAGCTGCCGGTGCCGAAGCTGCACACGATCTATGCGCATCTGAAGGCCTACGAGAACCGGCGGGGATGA
- a CDS encoding glutathione S-transferase family protein, whose amino-acid sequence MFTLFHHPFCPQSRFIRLAIGEHGLDVRPVEERVWERREAFLALNPAGTTPVLIAEGVPAVPGAAIIADYLDETYGERIGDRRLLPTSMPERIEVRRLMAWFNEKFFEEASGPLVTERIYKRFMGEAVGGGSPETDVMRAARTNVRYHLAYIGWLARTRNYLAGERLTYADLAAAAHLSAIDYLGDVPWAEDDAAKAWYARIKSRPSFRPLLSEWLAGVPASRTYVDLDF is encoded by the coding sequence ATGTTCACGCTGTTTCACCACCCGTTCTGTCCGCAATCGCGCTTCATTCGCCTCGCTATCGGCGAGCATGGCCTCGACGTGCGGCCGGTGGAGGAGCGGGTATGGGAGCGGCGTGAAGCATTTCTGGCGCTCAATCCAGCCGGAACCACGCCGGTACTGATCGCCGAAGGCGTCCCCGCGGTCCCCGGCGCCGCCATCATCGCGGACTATCTCGACGAGACCTATGGCGAACGGATCGGCGACCGGCGGCTGCTGCCCACGTCGATGCCCGAGCGCATCGAGGTGCGCCGCCTGATGGCATGGTTCAACGAGAAGTTTTTCGAGGAGGCCTCCGGTCCGCTGGTGACGGAACGCATTTACAAGCGCTTCATGGGCGAGGCCGTCGGCGGCGGCTCGCCTGAGACCGACGTCATGCGCGCCGCCCGGACCAATGTGCGCTATCATCTGGCCTATATCGGCTGGCTGGCGCGGACCCGGAACTATCTCGCCGGCGAGCGGCTGACCTATGCCGATCTCGCCGCCGCGGCGCACCTGTCGGCGATCGACTATCTCGGCGACGTGCCATGGGCCGAGGACGACGCGGCAAAGGCGTGGTACGCGCGAATCAAGTCGCGGCCGTCGTTCCGTCCGTTGCTGAGCGAATGGCTGGCGGGCGTGCCGGCGTCGCGCACTTACGTGGACCTGGATTTTTGA
- a CDS encoding undecaprenyl-diphosphate phosphatase, whose product MFSDAIRAVILGIVEGVTEFLPVSSTGHLLLAERFFDLGSGNFWNTFTVLIQLGAILAIVVIYFAKLWRIALGMFSNDADRRFVIGVLAAFLPAVVVGLIAGKYIKELLFNPWVVCFSLIVGGAVLMWVDQLDHKPHEHDATTFPLPMYVWIGIAQCLAMVPGVSRSGATIVSAMLLGADKRAAAEFSFFLAIPTMIGAFAYDFYKNRADMTTDHLGIVAIGFVVSFVTAIVVVKAFLSYVTRNGFTFFAWWRVIVGTLGLIALALGR is encoded by the coding sequence ATGTTTTCCGATGCGATCAGAGCCGTCATTCTCGGAATCGTCGAAGGCGTCACCGAATTCCTGCCGGTGTCCTCGACCGGCCATCTGCTGCTGGCGGAGCGTTTCTTCGATCTCGGTTCGGGGAACTTCTGGAACACGTTCACGGTGCTGATCCAGCTCGGCGCAATTCTCGCAATCGTCGTGATCTATTTTGCGAAACTGTGGCGGATCGCGCTCGGGATGTTCTCCAATGACGCGGACCGGCGCTTCGTCATCGGCGTGCTCGCGGCCTTCCTTCCGGCCGTGGTGGTCGGCCTGATCGCCGGCAAGTACATCAAGGAACTGCTGTTCAATCCGTGGGTGGTGTGCTTCTCGCTGATCGTCGGCGGCGCGGTGCTGATGTGGGTCGATCAGCTCGACCACAAGCCGCACGAACACGACGCCACCACCTTTCCGTTACCGATGTATGTCTGGATCGGCATCGCGCAGTGCCTCGCGATGGTTCCCGGCGTGTCGCGCTCCGGCGCCACCATCGTCTCGGCGATGCTGCTCGGCGCCGACAAGCGCGCGGCGGCGGAATTTTCCTTCTTCCTCGCGATCCCGACCATGATCGGGGCCTTCGCCTATGATTTCTACAAGAACCGCGCCGACATGACGACCGACCATCTCGGGATCGTCGCGATCGGCTTCGTGGTGTCGTTCGTCACGGCGATCGTCGTGGTGAAGGCGTTCCTGAGCTACGTCACCCGCAACGGCTTTACGTTCTTCGCCTGGTGGCGGGTGATCGTCGGCACGCTCGGCCTGATCGCGCTGGCGCTGGGGCGATAA
- a CDS encoding complex I NDUFA9 subunit family protein: MASNTDTLVTVFGGSGFLGRHVVRALAKRDYRIRVGVRRPELAGHLQPLGKVGQIHAVQANLRYPASVRAAMRDSHVAINLVGILSKSGAQTFDAVMAGGAATVAKEAAATGARMVHVSAIGADDKSASAYARAKAAGEKAVLAAVPSATILRPSVIFGSEDQFANRFAALALMSPVLPLIGGGATKMQPVYVGDVAAAVADAVDGRTKAGAVYELGGPEVLSMREIIQIVLRVIERERMLVPLPFLIARFKAMFLQFAPGALKLTPDQVALLRTDNVVSDAATAAGLTLQGLGISPDSMEAVVPQYLWRFRKAGQFAPNGA, encoded by the coding sequence ATGGCATCGAACACGGATACCCTCGTCACGGTTTTCGGAGGCTCGGGCTTCCTCGGCCGGCATGTGGTTCGCGCGCTCGCCAAGCGGGACTACCGTATCCGGGTCGGCGTCCGGCGCCCCGAGTTGGCAGGGCATTTGCAGCCGCTCGGCAAGGTCGGCCAGATCCATGCCGTGCAGGCCAATCTGCGCTATCCGGCGTCGGTCCGCGCGGCGATGCGCGACTCCCATGTGGCGATCAACCTTGTCGGCATCCTGAGCAAGAGCGGCGCGCAGACCTTCGACGCCGTGATGGCCGGGGGCGCCGCGACCGTCGCGAAGGAGGCCGCAGCCACGGGCGCGCGCATGGTGCATGTCTCGGCGATCGGCGCCGACGACAAGTCGGCCTCGGCCTACGCCCGCGCCAAGGCGGCCGGCGAAAAGGCGGTGCTGGCGGCCGTGCCGTCCGCGACCATCCTGCGGCCGTCGGTGATCTTCGGCTCCGAAGACCAGTTCGCCAACCGGTTCGCCGCGCTGGCGCTGATGTCGCCGGTGCTGCCGCTGATCGGCGGCGGCGCGACGAAAATGCAGCCGGTCTATGTCGGCGATGTCGCCGCCGCCGTCGCCGACGCGGTCGACGGCAGGACCAAGGCGGGCGCGGTCTACGAACTCGGCGGTCCCGAGGTGCTGTCGATGCGCGAGATCATCCAGATTGTCCTGCGCGTCATCGAGCGTGAGCGGATGCTGGTGCCGCTGCCTTTCCTGATTGCCCGCTTCAAGGCGATGTTCCTGCAGTTCGCTCCGGGGGCGCTTAAGTTGACGCCGGATCAGGTCGCGCTGCTCAGGACCGACAACGTCGTTTCCGACGCGGCGACGGCCGCGGGCCTGACGCTGCAGGGACTCGGAATCTCGCCGGACTCGATGGAGGCCGTGGTGCCGCAGTATCTCTGGCGTTTCCGCAAGGCCGGCCAGTTCGCGCCGAACGGGGCGTGA
- a CDS encoding NYN domain-containing protein, protein MKAEPRQRSPRFAILIDAENVSPKFADGLFKKIARLGDAPVRLIYGHFSGPNLKGWASVLPDHALERRDQIRAAKGKNSADMAMVIDAMDLLHDGRINGFCLVSSDSDFTNLAARLRREGANVYGFGEKKTPDCFRRACDRFISLEGLLPKTSELKPGVVPPPILPSSKSPKPPSAAIPILNKAISQIESEDGWALLGPVGQQISKLFSDFDVRSYGFGKLSSLVRKTGAFEIDENNGPMRIRTRPRAGRKPAS, encoded by the coding sequence ATGAAAGCCGAACCACGACAGCGGTCGCCGCGTTTTGCCATCCTGATCGATGCTGAAAATGTTTCGCCGAAATTTGCCGACGGACTCTTCAAGAAAATCGCCCGACTGGGTGACGCGCCGGTCCGGCTCATCTATGGACATTTCTCGGGTCCGAACTTAAAGGGCTGGGCCAGCGTATTACCTGATCATGCGCTCGAAAGGCGTGATCAAATTCGCGCGGCGAAAGGCAAGAATTCTGCGGACATGGCGATGGTCATCGACGCTATGGACCTCTTGCATGACGGTCGGATCAATGGATTTTGTCTGGTCTCGTCCGATAGCGATTTCACGAATCTTGCTGCCCGGCTTCGGCGTGAGGGCGCCAATGTTTATGGGTTCGGCGAAAAGAAAACACCGGACTGCTTTCGGCGGGCCTGCGATAGGTTCATCTCGCTTGAAGGTCTCCTTCCGAAAACGTCCGAACTCAAACCCGGAGTTGTTCCGCCACCGATATTGCCCAGCTCCAAATCCCCAAAGCCGCCGAGCGCCGCCATTCCGATTCTGAACAAGGCGATTTCGCAGATCGAGAGCGAGGACGGCTGGGCACTTCTCGGCCCTGTGGGACAGCAAATATCGAAGCTGTTCTCGGATTTCGATGTTCGCAGCTATGGCTTCGGAAAACTCAGCAGCCTTGTCAGGAAGACGGGCGCATTCGAGATCGACGAGAACAACGGACCGATGCGCATCCGCACCCGGCCCCGCGCGGGCCGGAAACCGGCGTCCTGA
- a CDS encoding ribonuclease D, with translation MTIRLHRGDLPDQDLARYTRSAAIDTETMGLNPHRDRLCVVQMSPGDGSADVIQIAQGQREAPNLKKLLADPTIVKIFHFARFDLAALSNAFGVMPQPVYCTKIASRLIRTYTDRHGLKDLVRELLNIDLSKQQQSSDWGSQTLSDAQLAYAASDVLHLHALRDRLDAMLAREDRTGMAQACFEFLPTRARLDLSGWGAEDIFAHS, from the coding sequence ATGACCATCCGCCTGCACCGCGGCGATCTGCCGGACCAGGATCTTGCGCGCTACACCCGTTCGGCTGCGATCGACACCGAGACCATGGGTCTCAATCCGCATCGCGACCGCTTGTGCGTGGTGCAGATGTCGCCGGGCGACGGTTCGGCCGACGTGATCCAGATCGCGCAGGGCCAGCGCGAGGCGCCCAACCTGAAAAAACTCCTGGCCGATCCGACCATCGTGAAGATCTTCCACTTCGCGCGCTTCGATCTTGCCGCGCTCTCCAACGCATTCGGCGTGATGCCGCAGCCGGTCTACTGCACCAAGATCGCCTCGCGGCTGATCCGCACCTACACCGATCGGCATGGCCTGAAAGATCTGGTGCGCGAGCTGCTCAACATCGATCTGTCGAAGCAGCAGCAATCGAGCGACTGGGGGTCGCAGACGCTGAGCGATGCGCAGCTCGCCTACGCCGCTTCCGACGTGCTGCATCTGCACGCCCTGCGCGACAGGCTCGACGCCATGCTGGCGCGCGAGGATCGCACCGGGATGGCGCAAGCGTGTTTCGAGTTCCTGCCGACCAGGGCCAGACTCGATCTCTCCGGCTGGGGAGCCGAGGACATCTTCGCGCATTCGTGA
- the lptC gene encoding LPS export ABC transporter periplasmic protein LptC, which produces MYSVQNPTYQAGMQAGLEVRFARAARHSRMVRALRIAVPAVVGLVMAALIAIAVFNPFRALAKLPLDMDNLVVSGTKITMEAPHLSGFTPDNRPYEMQATTATQDITDPDHVELHTLRAKVLMEDRSTVTLNSRTGLFDTKTQMLDLHKDILMRSSTGYEARLTHALVDMGQGTVTSDQPVDVKLLNGTLTADTMKVTEKGDVVRFENNVVMHLVMDRPLPTAEPAAAEETAPPPAGAKRTHTSRRPSHIQRNSGGETK; this is translated from the coding sequence GTGTATTCGGTTCAGAACCCCACCTATCAGGCCGGAATGCAGGCCGGTCTGGAGGTACGTTTTGCCCGCGCGGCGCGTCACAGCCGCATGGTGCGGGCGTTGCGGATCGCGGTGCCGGCGGTGGTTGGTCTGGTGATGGCCGCGCTGATCGCGATCGCGGTCTTCAATCCCTTCCGTGCGCTGGCGAAGCTGCCGCTCGACATGGACAATCTCGTCGTCTCCGGCACCAAAATCACGATGGAGGCGCCGCATCTTTCCGGCTTCACACCGGACAATCGGCCCTATGAGATGCAGGCCACGACGGCGACGCAGGACATCACCGATCCCGATCATGTCGAACTGCATACCTTGCGCGCCAAGGTGCTGATGGAGGACCGCTCGACGGTGACGCTGAATTCCCGCACCGGATTGTTCGATACGAAAACGCAGATGCTCGACCTGCACAAGGATATTCTCATGCGCTCTTCGACGGGATACGAGGCGCGGCTGACCCATGCGCTGGTCGATATGGGACAGGGCACCGTCACGTCGGACCAGCCCGTCGATGTCAAATTGCTGAACGGGACGCTGACCGCCGACACCATGAAGGTCACCGAAAAGGGCGACGTGGTGCGATTCGAAAACAATGTCGTGATGCATCTGGTGATGGACCGTCCGCTCCCGACCGCGGAGCCCGCCGCCGCCGAGGAGACGGCGCCGCCGCCTGCGGGCGCGAAGCGCACGCACACCTCGCGCCGTCCGTCGCACATACAACGCAATTCGGGCGGCGAAACGAAATGA
- a CDS encoding LptA/OstA family protein: MQSPRHLPRVVRIAGMLCSGLIAVAVMAAGEAAGQSAVQGVPNAMQGFSQNRDQPIQIEAAALEMRDKKKEATFSGNVKVVQGDTTMTSKILVVYYESGNSANGKGKAPAKTAMASATPGPSGASSIKRLEAKGNVVVTQKDQVVTGQTAVFDTRTNLVTMLGGVVLTQGKNVLRGDKLVVDMTTGVSRVESNSGRVQGLFQSSGQGGPLSGPMPLSGPSQKPK; encoded by the coding sequence ATGCAGAGTCCTCGCCATCTCCCGCGGGTGGTCCGCATCGCCGGCATGCTGTGCAGCGGATTGATCGCCGTCGCCGTGATGGCGGCCGGCGAAGCGGCGGGGCAAAGCGCGGTGCAAGGCGTTCCCAACGCGATGCAGGGCTTTTCCCAGAATCGCGATCAGCCGATCCAGATCGAGGCCGCCGCGCTGGAGATGCGCGACAAGAAAAAAGAGGCAACCTTCTCCGGGAACGTCAAGGTGGTGCAGGGCGACACCACCATGACGTCGAAGATTCTCGTGGTCTATTATGAGAGCGGCAATTCGGCCAATGGCAAAGGCAAGGCGCCGGCGAAGACGGCGATGGCCTCGGCGACGCCGGGACCATCGGGCGCATCCTCGATCAAGCGGCTGGAGGCCAAGGGCAACGTGGTGGTGACCCAGAAGGATCAGGTCGTCACCGGCCAGACCGCCGTGTTCGACACCAGGACCAACCTGGTCACCATGCTCGGCGGCGTCGTCCTGACCCAGGGCAAGAACGTGCTGCGCGGCGACAAGCTGGTCGTGGACATGACCACGGGCGTGTCCCGCGTCGAATCGAACAGCGGGCGGGTGCAGGGCCTGTTTCAGTCGTCCGGACAGGGAGGGCCGCTGTCCGGACCGATGCCGCTCTCCGGACCATCGCAAAAGCCTAAATGA
- the lptB gene encoding LPS export ABC transporter ATP-binding protein — MVDIFNVFRKRPQKRGPQAFARTQADITALGDTIGDMLTSPVRDAPPIARGAPRDVPPAAPPVPQSRPPARRAPEAPRPRTAANGAAAPRMAKRPGYLAVHGVEKSFGSRHVVRGVSIYVRRGEAVGLLGPNGAGKTTVFYMITGLIPADRGAIELDGHDVTKLPMYQRARLGIGYLPQEASIFRGLSVEQNIRAVLEVVEPSKKKREVELDALLEEFNISRLRKTPSIALSGGERRRVEIARALATRPNYMLLDEPFAGIDPIAVGDIQDLVRHLTNRGIGVLITDHNVRETLGLTDRAYIVYAGEILTEGSPDEIVNDPDVRRLYLGEEFRL; from the coding sequence ATGGTGGATATCTTCAACGTGTTCCGCAAACGGCCGCAAAAGCGTGGACCGCAAGCGTTTGCGCGGACCCAGGCGGACATCACCGCGCTCGGCGATACCATCGGCGACATGCTGACCAGCCCGGTGCGCGATGCGCCGCCGATCGCGCGCGGGGCTCCGCGCGATGTTCCGCCGGCCGCCCCGCCCGTTCCGCAATCCCGGCCGCCGGCGCGACGCGCGCCGGAAGCTCCCCGTCCGCGCACCGCCGCCAACGGCGCCGCCGCGCCGCGGATGGCAAAGCGTCCCGGTTACCTCGCCGTGCACGGCGTGGAAAAAAGTTTCGGCTCGCGTCATGTCGTGCGCGGCGTCAGCATCTATGTCCGCCGCGGCGAGGCGGTCGGGCTGCTGGGTCCGAACGGCGCAGGCAAGACCACCGTGTTCTACATGATCACCGGCCTGATCCCGGCGGATCGCGGCGCGATCGAACTCGACGGTCACGACGTGACCAAGCTGCCGATGTATCAACGGGCGCGGCTCGGCATCGGCTATTTGCCGCAGGAGGCCTCGATCTTCCGCGGCCTCAGCGTCGAGCAGAACATCCGCGCCGTGCTCGAGGTCGTCGAGCCCAGCAAGAAGAAGCGCGAGGTCGAGCTCGATGCGCTGCTCGAGGAATTCAACATCAGCCGCTTACGCAAGACGCCGTCGATCGCACTGTCCGGCGGCGAGCGGCGACGCGTGGAAATCGCGCGCGCACTGGCGACGCGCCCGAACTACATGCTGCTGGACGAGCCGTTCGCCGGCATCGACCCGATCGCGGTCGGCGACATCCAGGACCTCGTGCGCCACCTGACCAATCGCGGCATCGGCGTGCTCATCACCGACCACAACGTCCGCGAAACGCTGGGGCTGACCGACCGCGCCTACATCGTCTACGCCGGTGAAATCCTGACCGAGGGCAGCCCCGACGAGATCGTCAACGATCCCGACGTGCGGCGCCTCTATCTCGGCGAGGAATTCCGGCTGTAG
- a CDS encoding cupredoxin domain-containing protein has translation MSFARAFLLVATSAALGLATSLPIAHAQQTASLTVTYSNGKFQPSTLHAPANTPLALTVKNLDAKSMEFESASLRVETVINAKSEGVIKLRPLQPGKYEFYDDFGGKADGTLTVQ, from the coding sequence ATGTCATTTGCACGCGCTTTTCTTCTCGTCGCGACTTCGGCCGCCCTCGGTCTCGCCACGTCCCTGCCGATCGCTCACGCACAACAGACGGCGAGCCTAACGGTGACCTATAGCAACGGCAAATTCCAGCCCTCGACCTTGCATGCGCCGGCCAACACGCCGCTGGCGCTGACGGTCAAGAACCTCGATGCCAAGTCGATGGAGTTCGAAAGCGCCTCCCTGCGCGTCGAGACCGTCATCAACGCGAAAAGCGAAGGCGTGATCAAGCTGCGGCCGCTCCAGCCGGGGAAGTATGAATTCTACGACGACTTCGGCGGCAAGGCTGACGGCACCCTGACGGTCCAGTGA
- a CDS encoding DNA-directed RNA polymerase subunit N, producing the protein MKTIVAVVALALPLLSSAALAQERAGSAALGALSGAVVLGPVGALAGAVVGYTAGPSIARSWGLRRSSTRRHRQSAKRSQRRLTTVNDSRRAPGVQTASPKPRPTAAAPRTVDPEPAMPPVQTLE; encoded by the coding sequence ATGAAGACAATCGTTGCCGTGGTTGCGTTGGCATTGCCGCTGCTTTCGTCGGCGGCGCTGGCGCAGGAGCGTGCCGGCAGCGCCGCGCTGGGCGCGCTGTCGGGTGCGGTGGTGCTGGGTCCGGTCGGAGCGCTCGCCGGCGCGGTGGTCGGCTATACCGCCGGGCCGTCGATCGCGCGTTCGTGGGGCCTGCGTCGCTCATCGACCAGGCGGCACCGGCAATCCGCCAAACGATCGCAGCGGCGGCTGACGACGGTCAACGATAGCCGACGCGCGCCAGGTGTGCAGACGGCAAGCCCGAAACCGAGACCGACAGCGGCTGCACCGCGCACGGTCGATCCCGAGCCGGCGATGCCCCCGGTGCAAACCTTGGAATAA